Proteins encoded together in one Penaeus vannamei isolate JL-2024 chromosome 11, ASM4276789v1, whole genome shotgun sequence window:
- the LOC138863360 gene encoding uncharacterized protein, translating to MRSATVRGLESATMYVFSIMAHSEQGRSRYSPPSSAFTMSGMVEEAASSSSSGGGGGGGGGGGGSSSNSKANSQRKVPRLILVVICLTGAGLLVLNIVIVACFLRRYNFKKSPNNKVTGDKAATLDVCTASTTPGSVTYVDLLNAEPSDAANARDLQLTAQRTKEIQDAYQRRHQVIVEQPGPTTDRSSPPASHSVSGSPLPYLSPTPSPGILTNAHLPHPGASATQLYHLHCSQWQYYVPSVTPPHHIPCTQIMHCLPHTISSHQVTSVQTQHGDAFGGQYAAHLMASQQAMPPNATSKQAHSPGTRYVNSAQQIYTMSPCQTPPLTHHITPPYQPDSLPLVESKIRGVCNSPPAGRTEDGIAVYCDPSEGEERSKTGDYSLTNTSVAQDGLTSLPRSHSSIPDVCPVNSTSFEPILQHVRLQETILEYPEEDSCSVLSHSSDTSKCSGCHQGSSDSTSDSRIHASLPSQPLLLPHQKDFRQVDCHQTQAIPAWSDSGQPNYPDAPPLYPLGEDRREPEQGEHRPCACYQCIGSSQTPLRHFEQSESKGCECCQHAQPRGDGEAACARLDNLASQQKRYDSTCSQTAQIEEVTNPPSAPKSEPIST from the exons ATGCGGAGCGCCACAGTCCGAGGTCTGGAGTCGGCCACAATGTACGTGTTCTCCATCATGGCCCACAGCGAGCAGGGCAGGTCACGGTACTCGCCGCCTTCCTCGGCCTTCACGATGTCGG GCATGGTAGAAGAGgcagccagcagcagcagcagcggcgggggcggcggcggcggcggcggcgggggcggcagcagcagcaacagcaaagcAAACAGCCAGAGGAAAGTCCCTCGCCTCATCCTGGTCGTCATTTGTCTCACGGGCGCTGGGCTCCTCGTGCTCAACATCGTGATCGTTGCTTGCTTCCTCCGGCGCTACAACTTTAAGAAAAGCCCGAACAACAAAG TGACAGGCGACAAGGCGGCCACCCTCGACGTGTGCACGGCCTCCACCACTCCGGGGTCAGTCACCTACGTCGACCTCCTCAACGCTGAACCTTCCGACGCAGCCAATGCGCGGGACCTGCAG TTGACGGCGCAGAGAACAAAGGAGATCCAGGATGCCTACCAGAGGCGTCATCAGGTCATAGTCGAGCAGCCGGGCCCGACGACTGaccgctcctcccctcccgcgTCTCATTCGGTCTCTGGTTCCCCGCTGCCATACCTTAGCCCTACGCCATCGCCGGGAATTCTAACCAATGCTCATTTGCCACATCCAGGAGCCTCTGCAACACAGCTTTATCATCTGCACTGCTCTCAGTGGCAATACTATGTACCAAGTGTCACACCGCCACACCACATTCCCTGCACCCAAATAATGCATTGCCTACCACATACTATTTCTTCGCACCAAGTAACTAGTGTTCAGACCCAGCACGGCGACGCTTTTGGAGGGCAATATGCCGCACACCTGATGGCATCACAACAGGCGATGCCTCCGAATGCAACGTCAAAACAAGCTCACTCTCCGGGAACAAGGTACGTCAATTCGGCACAACAAATCTACACCATGTCGCCATGCCAAACACCTCCACTAACGCACCATATCACACCGCCGTACCAACCGGATTCATTACCATTGGTTGAAAGTAAAATACGCGGAGTGTGTAACAGTCCACCAGCCGGTCGCACTGAGGACGGGATCGCCGTATACTGTGACCCTTCAGAAGGAGAGGAGCGGTCCAAAACTGGTGACTATTCCCTCACAAACACCTCCGTGGCGCAAGATggcctcacttccctccctcgaAGTCATTCCTCCATTCCCGACGTGTGCCCGGTAAACTCGACCTCCTTCGAGCCTATTCTCCAACACGTGCGCCTGCAAGAAACTATATTGGAATACCCTGAAGAGGATAGCTGCTCTGTCTTGTCACACTCGAGCGACACTTCAAAGTGCAGTGGCTGCCATCAGGGCAGTTCCGATTCCACTTCAGATTCGAGAATACACGCATCACTCCCAAGCCAGCCATTATTACTGCCGCACCAAAAAGATTTCAGACAAGTCGACTGCCATCAGACACAGGCCATTCCTGCCTGGTCTGACAGCGGACAACCGAATTATCCGGACGcgccccccctctaccccttggGCGAGGACCGTCGGGAGCCGGAACAAGGGGAACATCGGCCGTGCGCTTGTTACCAGTGCATCGGCTCCTCTCAGACGCCCTTGCGCCACTTCGAGCAGAGCGAGTCCAAGGGATGCGAGTGCTGTCAACACGCGCAGCCGAGAGGAGACGGCGAGGCAGCGTGCGCCCGGCTCGATAATCTCGCCTCGCAACAGAAGCGTTATGATTCGACCTGCAGCCAGACCGCCCAGATAGAAG AGGTAACCAATCCCCCTTCAGCTCCTAAGAGCGAACCAATCAGCACCTAG